From Amycolatopsis sp. WQ 127309:
ACCCGGGTGGAGGTGCACCTCAGCGAGGACGGCGGCAGCAAGCCGGAAGACAAGAAGTGCGTGATCGAGGCCCGCCCCGGCGGCAAGCAGCCGGTCGCGGTCACCCACCACGCCACCACCGTGGACGACGCGTACGCCGGCGCGGCGCACAAGCTGGGCAAGGTGCTGGACTCCCGCTACACCAAGGCGCACGACCACAAGGGCGCCGAGAGCATCCGGCACATGCCCGCACCGGACGACCTCGAGCAGGTCGGCACGATCGAAGACGCTCCGCGGGACTGAACACCTTCTTCAAGCGATAAGTGAAAGAGTCCGGATCGCCGTCGGCCACGCGCCGGCGGCGATCACGGTGTCACCCTTCGCGGGCCCGGCCACCAAGGTCCGGACGCGAATTGGGTTGTTCTAGTTGGCGATGAACTTGTGCGAGGTGTCCCGGTTGTTGATGTTGAGCGACTGCCCGACGCTCAGGGCGAAGTGAGTGTCGGCGAAGTAGAGGAAGATGGTGTGGCCGGTGGTGTTGTTCTTCGCCGAGGCCGCGTCGTTCCAGACACACTTGCCCTTGCCGAGACCGGCGCCCTTGAAGTCGTAGCAGGTCGGCTGAGTGCGCCCGTAGTCGGCGACAGAGCCGTTGAAGTCGGACACCGAGCCGGTCTCGCCGTTCCCGTAGTACAAGCAGAACTCCCCCGGCTCGCAGTGCCCGTTGCGAGGCGTCGACACCGCCGAGGCGGTGGTGGCCATCGCCATCACCATGGCGATGGTTCCGCCGATGGCCAGCGACGTCCGGACGAGAGTCTTCCTGA
This genomic window contains:
- a CDS encoding HPF/RaiA family ribosome-associated protein, which translates into the protein MLVQIQVNTDHNVHGGEGLATFVTTDLETSLSRFDGWLTRVEVHLSEDGGSKPEDKKCVIEARPGGKQPVAVTHHATTVDDAYAGAAHKLGKVLDSRYTKAHDHKGAESIRHMPAPDDLEQVGTIEDAPRD
- a CDS encoding peptidase inhibitor family I36 protein — protein: MGTIRKTLVRTSLAIGGTIAMVMAMATTASAVSTPRNGHCEPGEFCLYYGNGETGSVSDFNGSVADYGRTQPTCYDFKGAGLGKGKCVWNDAASAKNNTTGHTIFLYFADTHFALSVGQSLNINNRDTSHKFIAN